The following proteins come from a genomic window of Liolophura sinensis isolate JHLJ2023 chromosome 13, CUHK_Ljap_v2, whole genome shotgun sequence:
- the LOC135481035 gene encoding PR domain zinc finger protein 12-like, with translation MGPYTGRVRRVGDIDITRNNDLMWEIFDEKGLVIGYIDASPPSQTSWISHVQCARNDQEQNLEIVQTGNKILYRATKAIPPDQELLVWYSQSQYTYLGIPLNPPADEKANAKNKDVTGKKTPTDVPSQAFGKLKCVVCRRGFNSRSNLRSHMRIHTLEKPFVCRFCNRKFSQSSTLRNHTRLHTGEKPYKCLVCRSAYSQLAGLRAHQKSARHRPATDEKTPQAT, from the exons ATGGGGCCGTATACTGGCCGTGTGCGGAGAGTCGGTGATATCGACATAACCCGGAACAACGACCTGATGTGGGAG ATATTTGACGAGAAGGGTCTGGTGATTGGTTACATTGACGCTTCCCCGCCATCTCAAACCAGCTGGATATCGCACGTGCAGTGCGCTCGCAACGATCAGGAACAGAACCTTGAGATTGTtcaaacaggaaacaaaatTCTGTACAGAGCCACAAAG gCCATTCCTCCCGATCAAGAACTTCTAGTCTGGTACAGCCAATCCCAGTACACCTACTTAGGTATTCCCCTGAATCCACCTGCCGACGAGAAAGCAAATGCAAAGAATAAAGATG TGACCGGGAAGAAGACGCCCACCGATGTACCCTCTCAAGCATTCGGCAAACTGAAGTGTGTTGTGTGCCGGCGGGGATTCAACTCAAGAAGCAATCTGCGATCTCACATGCGCATTCACACTCTGGAGAAGCCATTCGTCTGCCGATTTTGTAATCGGAAATTCAGTCAGTCGTCGACTTTGAGGAATCACACCAGGCTTCATACAG GTGAGAAGCCATATAAGTGTTTGGTGTGTAGGAGCGCTTATTCTCAACTGGCAGGACTCCGGGCGCATCAGAAGAGTGCGAGACACCGACCCGCCACCGACGAGAAAACCCCACAGGCAACATAA